The sequence below is a genomic window from Rhizobium sp. NXC14.
CGTCCAGCCCGATCTCGAAAAGATCCTGGAATGGAATGTCGAGACGATCGAGGCGGAGCTACGCGCCGTCGCCGACCGCATGGGCAAAAAGCTGAAGGTCGTGGTGGCACCGCTCTTCGTCGCCGTCTCCGGCTCGTCGCGTTCGCTGCCGCTCTTCGATTCCATGGCGCTGCTCGGCCGCTCCGTCGTGCGCCAGCGCCTGAAGCTCGCAGCACAGGCGGTCGCCGCCCTCGTCGGCTCGAAATAAGAAAAGTCAGAGGATTTCGACAGTGGCTGACAACAAGACCGAAAACACCCTTTCCTCCGACGCGACCGAGGTGCGCGCCCAGAAGCTCAAGCTGCTGCGCGAGCAGATCGGCGATGTCTATCCGGCGCATTTTCACCGGACGCTGACCAATGCCGAGCTTGGCGCCAAGTATGAATCTCTGGAACCCGACGTCGAGACGCAGGATGTCGTCACCGTCGCCGGCCGCGTCTATTCCTCGCGCAATTCCGGCATGTTCATGGATATCCATGACGCCTCCGGCAAGATCCAGATCTTCAGCCACAAGGACACGACGCCGGAAGAGGCCCGCGCCCTGCTGCCGATGATCGATATCGGCGACATCATCGGTGTCACCGGCATCGTGCGCCGCACCAAGCGCGGCGAGCTGACGATCAACGCCCAGAAAGTCGAAATGCTGACGAAGTCGCTGCTGCCCATGCCCGAGAAGTGGCACGGTCTCTCCGATATCGAGCTGCGTTACCGCAAGCGCCATCTCGACATCATGACCAATGAGGATTCGAAGCTGCGCTTCCAGCAGCGCTCGAAGATCGTCTCCGGGATCCGCCGTTTCATGGAGAATGACGGCTTCATGGAAGTCGAGACGCCGATGCTGCATTCCGTCTATGGCGGCGCCACCGCCGAGCCGTTCAAGACGCATCACAACACGCTGAAGCTCGACATGTATCTGCGCATCGCGCCGGAACTGTTCCTGAAGCGTACGCTGGTCTCTGGCCTCACCGACAAGGTCTTCGAGATCAACCGGAACTTCCGCAACGAAGGCGTCTCCACCCGCCACAATCCCGAATTCACCATGATGGAGTGCTACTGGGCCTATGCCGATTACGAGGACATGATGGACCTCGTCGAGCGGCTGTTCGAGACGCTGGCGCTCTCCATTCACGGCACGACGGAATTCGACTTCGTCGACAAGCGCCTCTCCTTCAAGGGCCCGTTCAAGCGTGTGCCGATGCCGGATG
It includes:
- the lysS gene encoding lysine--tRNA ligase, producing the protein MADNKTENTLSSDATEVRAQKLKLLREQIGDVYPAHFHRTLTNAELGAKYESLEPDVETQDVVTVAGRVYSSRNSGMFMDIHDASGKIQIFSHKDTTPEEARALLPMIDIGDIIGVTGIVRRTKRGELTINAQKVEMLTKSLLPMPEKWHGLSDIELRYRKRHLDIMTNEDSKLRFQQRSKIVSGIRRFMENDGFMEVETPMLHSVYGGATAEPFKTHHNTLKLDMYLRIAPELFLKRTLVSGLTDKVFEINRNFRNEGVSTRHNPEFTMMECYWAYADYEDMMDLVERLFETLALSIHGTTEFDFVDKRLSFKGPFKRVPMPDAVKEATGIDFLAIKTDEEARAAAKAAGFAVEKDWTWGECLAFIFEEKVEATLIQPAHVTHFPKDISPFAKEVPGEPRLVERFETYCNAWELGNAFSELNDPEEQRRRMVEQLEQAHARGEKEKQLDDEFLDAIDQGMPPAGGLGIGVDRLIMLLTNAPSIRDVILFPARRSKAD